In the Thermodesulfobium sp. 4217-1 genome, ATAAGCTTTCATTCTTTCACCTCCTTTTAAAGCTTTAAAGTATAGATAAAGCTTATAATATGTTTATAAATCTTACAAATAAGAAATTTTTATTTAAATTTTAACAAAAAATTATTTTTATTTGAGAGGGTGACAAGCGTGCTTCTTAGCTCTTTGAAGGAGAGATGGTGGAAAAGGGTAGTTGATATGAATCTTCAATGCGAGAGCATAAATGTAGAAATTAAGGGTCTTACTCCAAAGGAGGCAATTGGAGAGCCACAAAGAGACGACTTCCCCCTGCTAAAGGGGAAAGAATTTTTAATTCAAGCTAAAATCAAGGAGTCAATTGGTCAAGCATTTACCTCAACTCCATCTAAATATGTTGGCCATCTTGAAGAGATAAATAGATTGAACGAGTCGCAAGAACAAAATAGGGCATTGATAGTTGCAACTATCAATGCTACTTACAGGTATATTGGGCTTTTACACGACACTGTCCACTGTAAAGATGAAGGACCAGAGCTTTGTGCTAAGAGGACATTGGAGCATTTCAAGGACAACTATAAAAATTTAAAAATTGCAGTTGTTGGATATCAACCAGCTTTTGTATCGAGCCTTTCGAAACACTTTGATATACGAGTGGCCGATATGGATCCAGAAAATATTGACAAATTTAAAAATGGAAGTTTAATCGAGTCATATAAGTTAAACAAAGAGATAATAAAAAAGAGCGATGTAGTTTTTATGACGGGTTCAACCTTAGTAAATAGCTCTATTGATGAACTAATTGGGTATAGTTCAGGCAAAGAAGTTATCCTATTTGGGACTACATGTGCCGCTCTTGCTTATGAATTCGGTTTTAAAAGGCTTTGTTTTCAGAGCAGCTAAGCGATGTTAATTAAAGCTTTATAAAAATATTAATCTATATTATAATATAAATATATTATTGAGTATTGTGTTACATAATTTTTCCAATAATCGTATTTTATAAAAAGCTTTGAGAGGATAATTTGTTTTATAAAGCAAGAGGTTTGTTTGTAATAGTCCTGACACTTTTTGCACTGCTGTGCATAGGTTCTATGGCATTTGGGTGTACAGCAGTTGTTTTGCATGGGAAAGATATAATTGCAGCGAGGAACCTTGATTGGACTGATGGACATGCCCTTGTAGTGAGGCACGAAAGGGGGGTTAAAAAGGAAGCTGACCTTTTACAGGATGACGATGACGATGATTTCAACGCTGCTGGATGGGTTTCAAAGTATGGAAGTATAACATTTGATGTCGTTGAGACAAATCTTTTATACGGTCAGATAAACATACCAGTCGATGGAATGAACGAAAAGGGCCTATGGGTTTCATCTTTGTGGCTTGATGATAATAATGGCAAGGCTGTAAATAATGCAGATCTCAAGAGACCTTCGATAAACAACTGGGAGTTGGTAGGCTATCTACTTGATAACTGTGCTGATGTAGATGATGCGTTAAGCTCTATCAAGAATATTCAAATAATAAATTTTAACTATGCTGATATGTCGGTAAATTTACACTTTATTATGGCTGATAGTTCAGGCAACGTCGCAGTTGTAGATATCTTGCCCGATAATGAAATTGTAGTTCAAAAAAATCCTGAACTTGATGTCCTGACAAATAACCTTTATCAATCGAGTTTAAATAATTTGAAGAAATATAAAGGCTTTGGTGGGGAATTAAGTTTGTCAAAGGACGCTGAAGCAAATAGCGAAAATAGATTTGTAAAGGCTGCTGTTCTCTACGGTAATTTTAAAAAATATCACAAAGATTCAATTTGTGATGCATTCAAAATCATGAGGGAAACTGAGCAAAATGACATTGGAGAGCTACCTTATGAAGGGATTACTCAATGGACTGTGGGATATGATCTTACAAAAAAAGAAATTTATTGGTATTCGAGAACCAAGGATGCTAAAAAATTTATAAAACTTTCTGAAATTGACTTCTCAAAGCCTCAAAAAATAAATTCTCTTGGCATAAGCGATGTGCTCGTTGGCGACGTTACAGACTATTTTAAAACGGGGGGAAAGGTTTCACCGAATAAAAAACATAAATTTTTGTTTTTTGTATTTAATTCTATTTCAAACGACGATCGTTGAATAAAATTTATTTTATGTTATATAATATTTTGTATAATTGATCGTATTGACAAAATTAATACATCTATTATTTACTATAAAATTATAAATAAATGAGGGGTCAAATTATAATTGAATAAGTGGGATCCAGATAATTATGACAACAAAGTGGGCTTTGTTTCCGAATTTGGAAAGGAAGTCTTGGGACTGTTGGCTCCTGTGCCTGGCGAGAGCATATTAGATCTAGGTTGTGGAACTGGTGACTTAACTTATGAAATCTTTAAGTTGGGGGCGAAGCCTATAGGAATAGACTATTCGCCCACTATGATAAAAAAAGCTTGTGAAAAGTATCCTGGAATACCATTTAGCGTAGACTTTGCTGAGACTTTTCGATTAAAGGAGACTGTTGATGCAGTTTTTTCTAATGCTGTTCTTCATTGGGTTAAAAGTGCCTCTTTAGCAATCGAATCAATTTATCTTGCTTTAAAGGAAGGGGGCAGGTTTGTAGCCGAATTTGGAGGCAAGGGCAATGTGGACATGGTTATAAAAGCGATATATGAGGCATTTTCTAAATATGAAATTGATGCAGCTAAACTGAACCCATGGTTTTACCCTTCTGTTGAAGAGTATGCTCCATTGCTTGAAAGTCAAGGCTTTAAGGTAATAGAAGCATATCTATTTGATAGACCTACCAGGCTCAAAGGAGGAGAGAGAGGGTTAAGAGATTGGCTGGATATATTTTTCGGAATATTTTTTGAAGAATTATCAATTTATGAAAAAGAAGAAGCATATAATTCTATAGAAGAAATTCTCAGGCCAGCTTTGTTCAGAGACGGAAGCTATTTTGCAGATTATGTACGCATAAGGGTCAAGGCTGTAAAAGTATGAGCTCTATTTTAGGAGGGCAAATGAAGAGAGCTTTGTTGATTATCGACGTTCAAAATGAATATTTTTCTGGAAAACTGCCAGTAACATACCCAAATGATAGTTTTTCAAATATATTAAAATCAATTGATTTTGCAAATGAAAATCAAATTCCAGTAATACTTATCCAACATACAGCTCCTCAAAAAGATTCTGGGGTTTTTGTGAAAGGAACTAAGGAGTGGCAGATAAAGGAAGAAGTAAGAGAGAGAAAATATAAATATATAATTGAGAAAAATTTTCCTGATAGTTTCGCAAATACAGATCTTGAGGCAGTACTTAAAAGAGACGAAATTGATACTGTAACTATTTGCGGTTATATGACTCAGATGTGCTGTGATACTACTGCAAGGCAGGCAATGCATAAGGGATTTTTTGTCGAGTTTTTGTCTGATGCTACCGGAACCTTAGATATCTCTAATTATGCTGGCTCAATATCTGCAGAGCAACTTCACAACGCAATTTTGATTACCCAGGCAATGAGATTTAGTAA is a window encoding:
- a CDS encoding cysteine hydrolase family protein; translated protein: MKRALLIIDVQNEYFSGKLPVTYPNDSFSNILKSIDFANENQIPVILIQHTAPQKDSGVFVKGTKEWQIKEEVRERKYKYIIEKNFPDSFANTDLEAVLKRDEIDTVTICGYMTQMCCDTTARQAMHKGFFVEFLSDATGTLDISNYAGSISAEQLHNAILITQAMRFSKVLTTHEWIENIKSR
- a CDS encoding methyltransferase domain-containing protein, which codes for MNKWDPDNYDNKVGFVSEFGKEVLGLLAPVPGESILDLGCGTGDLTYEIFKLGAKPIGIDYSPTMIKKACEKYPGIPFSVDFAETFRLKETVDAVFSNAVLHWVKSASLAIESIYLALKEGGRFVAEFGGKGNVDMVIKAIYEAFSKYEIDAAKLNPWFYPSVEEYAPLLESQGFKVIEAYLFDRPTRLKGGERGLRDWLDIFFGIFFEELSIYEKEEAYNSIEEILRPALFRDGSYFADYVRIRVKAVKV
- a CDS encoding linear amide C-N hydrolase encodes the protein MFYKARGLFVIVLTLFALLCIGSMAFGCTAVVLHGKDIIAARNLDWTDGHALVVRHERGVKKEADLLQDDDDDDFNAAGWVSKYGSITFDVVETNLLYGQINIPVDGMNEKGLWVSSLWLDDNNGKAVNNADLKRPSINNWELVGYLLDNCADVDDALSSIKNIQIINFNYADMSVNLHFIMADSSGNVAVVDILPDNEIVVQKNPELDVLTNNLYQSSLNNLKKYKGFGGELSLSKDAEANSENRFVKAAVLYGNFKKYHKDSICDAFKIMRETEQNDIGELPYEGITQWTVGYDLTKKEIYWYSRTKDAKKFIKLSEIDFSKPQKINSLGISDVLVGDVTDYFKTGGKVSPNKKHKFLFFVFNSISNDDR
- a CDS encoding DUF364 domain-containing protein, translated to MTSVLLSSLKERWWKRVVDMNLQCESINVEIKGLTPKEAIGEPQRDDFPLLKGKEFLIQAKIKESIGQAFTSTPSKYVGHLEEINRLNESQEQNRALIVATINATYRYIGLLHDTVHCKDEGPELCAKRTLEHFKDNYKNLKIAVVGYQPAFVSSLSKHFDIRVADMDPENIDKFKNGSLIESYKLNKEIIKKSDVVFMTGSTLVNSSIDELIGYSSGKEVILFGTTCAALAYEFGFKRLCFQSS